A single Anatilimnocola floriformis DNA region contains:
- a CDS encoding HEAT repeat domain-containing protein, with translation MKTFSLCALLLTALLAGCTTEQASTPPITETPKPASVDPETPLQRSPIERPDQIEKVPVEPAPADPTPVDPPAKVPENNPPTPTPPKPVVNVDDLVKQLATTERQAAAVSLATAGKLAVPALVKALDDKDWQVRAAAVFALGQIGKDAMDAKTRLQTIAEKDENASVRDAAAFALDAISEG, from the coding sequence ATGAAAACTTTTTCACTCTGCGCGTTGTTGCTTACTGCTTTGCTCGCCGGTTGCACTACCGAACAAGCCTCGACGCCGCCGATCACGGAGACGCCGAAGCCAGCGTCGGTTGATCCGGAGACGCCGCTGCAAAGGTCGCCAATTGAAAGACCGGATCAGATCGAAAAAGTGCCGGTCGAGCCAGCGCCAGCTGATCCAACGCCTGTCGATCCGCCGGCGAAAGTGCCGGAAAACAACCCGCCGACGCCCACTCCGCCGAAACCGGTTGTCAATGTTGACGATCTCGTCAAGCAACTCGCCACAACCGAACGGCAAGCAGCAGCCGTGTCGCTCGCCACGGCGGGAAAGCTCGCAGTCCCCGCGCTGGTAAAGGCACTCGACGATAAAGATTGGCAAGTGCGGGCCGCAGCCGTTTTCGCCCTCGGTCAGATTGGCAAGGATGCCATGGATGCGAAAACTCGTTTGCAGACCATCGCCGAGAAAGATGAAAACGCCAGCGTGCGCGATGCAGCCGCGTTCGCGCTCGATGCGATCTCGGAAGGTTGA
- a CDS encoding DUF1501 domain-containing protein, which produces MLTFHDGNSRLGRRNFLQVGSLALGGLTLPQLIGLQQAQAGGSSKGKVLKDRSVIFVFLHGGPSQFETFDPKMEAPHGVRSSTGEIATKIPGITFGSTFQRLAALNDKFSIVRSFRTGDGNHDIKPIVSKTTLGANMGSLYARIAGTNHPVTGMPTNAALYPRAVDPDTQKEVSAFGKFSSTGTLGTAYAPFTPGGEGNFQKDLELHLSRDRVEDRRNLLAGLDRLQRNLDSQNINGVDRLQTQAFQTVLGGIAKAFDLKQEDAKTVARYDTAPLVRPDQISRKWNNYNNYVDNAKSLGKLLLLARRLCETGCGFVTVTTNFVWDMHADSNNAGVEEGMGYMGSPLDYALSALIEDLHQRGLSEKVLVVVTGEMGRTPKINKSGGRDHWGGLTPLLLHGGGLNMGQTIGQSTSDGGSPHTEPQELDNLLATVMHSLVDLGQARLQTGLPQDLLRAISTPAPITGLV; this is translated from the coding sequence ATGCTCACCTTTCACGACGGCAACTCGCGACTCGGCAGGCGCAACTTTCTGCAGGTCGGCAGCCTCGCGCTCGGCGGTCTGACCTTGCCGCAGCTCATCGGTTTGCAGCAAGCGCAAGCTGGTGGTTCGAGTAAGGGCAAAGTCCTCAAGGACCGCAGCGTCATCTTTGTTTTCCTCCACGGCGGGCCGAGCCAGTTCGAAACTTTCGATCCCAAGATGGAAGCGCCTCACGGCGTGCGCAGTTCGACCGGCGAGATTGCGACGAAGATCCCCGGTATCACGTTCGGCAGCACTTTTCAGCGGCTGGCGGCGCTCAACGACAAGTTCAGCATCGTCCGTTCGTTCCGCACCGGCGACGGCAATCACGACATCAAACCGATCGTCAGCAAAACGACACTCGGCGCGAATATGGGTTCGCTGTACGCCCGCATCGCCGGCACAAATCATCCCGTAACTGGCATGCCCACGAACGCCGCACTCTATCCGCGGGCGGTTGATCCCGATACGCAAAAAGAAGTGAGCGCCTTTGGCAAGTTCAGTTCCACCGGCACGCTCGGCACGGCTTACGCGCCGTTCACGCCCGGCGGCGAAGGGAATTTTCAGAAGGACCTGGAACTGCATCTCTCGCGCGATCGCGTCGAGGACCGCCGCAACCTGCTGGCCGGTCTCGATCGCTTGCAGCGGAATCTCGATTCACAGAACATCAACGGCGTCGACCGGCTGCAGACGCAAGCCTTTCAAACCGTGCTCGGCGGCATTGCGAAGGCCTTTGATCTGAAGCAGGAGGACGCAAAGACGGTCGCTCGCTATGACACGGCGCCGCTGGTGCGGCCCGATCAGATCAGCCGCAAGTGGAACAACTACAACAACTACGTCGACAACGCCAAGTCGCTCGGCAAGCTGCTGCTCCTCGCGCGCCGCTTGTGCGAAACGGGCTGCGGCTTTGTGACGGTCACCACCAACTTTGTGTGGGACATGCACGCCGACTCGAACAACGCCGGCGTGGAGGAAGGGATGGGTTACATGGGGAGCCCGCTCGACTACGCCCTCTCGGCGTTGATCGAAGATTTGCATCAACGCGGCTTGAGCGAGAAAGTTCTCGTGGTCGTTACGGGCGAAATGGGCCGCACTCCGAAGATCAACAAAAGCGGCGGCCGCGATCACTGGGGCGGTCTCACGCCGCTGCTGCTGCACGGCGGCGGGCTGAACATGGGTCAAACAATCGGCCAAAGCACCAGCGACGGCGGCAGCCCTCACACCGAACCGCAGGAACTCGACAACCTGCTCGCCACCGTCATGCACTCCCTCGTCGACCTCGGCCAAGCCCGCCTGCAAACCGGCCTGCCGCAGGATCTGCTGCGAGCGATCTCGACGCCAGCGCCGATCACAGGCTTGGTCTAA
- a CDS encoding ABC transporter permease gives MRPYLAIIKDSFREAFHSYVLWIVIALITIFLLALALLSYRQTLTVGLRGNEIDWPALIEQLEKAKAGKGTSGAQRIWSLMNSTAQDNIAKFKPILPGSTLDEQQIHREVTQSIVKDLQSILNKEDLYQSTSFSASSVSTEGKALLQREKALAKDERLRLNRLLLEAAFPNAIGESEATSLVLCLAGYDLTEDAWPVSKQMLVDIVRGWLPFLVDKGLLGIGLLVAIIVTSPAIPNMFDPGSLHLLLSKPVLRSLMFLSKFLGSCAFVLMCATYLFIGIYFLLGTRWGVWEPRLMWCIPVYTFVFGIYYSVAAVAALVWRNMIVSIIVAIVFWALCFSVGLSKEWIEGSLNKARLRRVVPANDGLLAVDCTNTPLIWNQEKRKWVPGLLSRELRNLRPIISVVAQMPVRGPIYDEQGKQAVVVQVSMKSGQQLIGSGKADAGFSYKEGPVSPSSSMLLFNEPTGEPMLATSQGLYRLQGDLASTADEVKFFGYKIPFPSRGPLHEVGPTPMQNWDTPFSAAFGPDGTLFVYSRGKLQRLTKTSEGKYELDKTEKFEPKAERRGWIAATKSTLYLSHLDGKLQLRDPQTLELRSTLEPAPGQCPRILSASPDGKTLAILMENRKLWLLADGEEKLKLAPVRGQGDISSSQFLADNKFLVTDLFQRVSEYDTQTWERKQTWAPRLDVQTMIYLYVLKPVYTVCPKPGELYRTVTYLLTEQKKPEDNKALETPDSERHEYEPEPKISPWRPVYSSLAFMCVMLLIGCVYMERQEF, from the coding sequence ATGAGACCGTATCTGGCCATCATCAAGGATTCTTTTCGCGAGGCGTTTCATTCGTACGTCTTGTGGATCGTGATCGCACTGATCACCATTTTTCTGTTGGCTCTCGCGCTTCTCAGCTATCGGCAAACGTTGACCGTCGGACTGCGCGGCAATGAAATTGATTGGCCAGCGCTGATCGAACAACTCGAAAAAGCCAAAGCCGGCAAAGGGACTTCGGGCGCACAGCGGATCTGGTCGCTGATGAACTCGACCGCTCAAGACAACATCGCCAAGTTCAAGCCGATCCTGCCGGGCTCGACGCTGGACGAGCAGCAAATCCATCGCGAGGTCACTCAGTCGATCGTAAAAGATCTGCAAAGCATTCTGAACAAAGAAGATCTCTACCAATCGACGTCGTTCTCGGCGTCGAGCGTGTCGACCGAAGGCAAGGCGTTGTTGCAGCGCGAGAAAGCACTCGCCAAAGACGAACGGTTGCGACTCAATCGACTGCTGCTCGAGGCAGCTTTTCCGAATGCAATCGGCGAGAGCGAAGCGACGTCGCTGGTGCTCTGTCTGGCCGGGTACGACCTGACCGAAGATGCCTGGCCAGTCAGCAAGCAAATGCTGGTCGACATTGTCCGCGGTTGGCTGCCGTTCCTGGTGGATAAGGGTCTGCTCGGCATCGGTCTGCTGGTGGCGATCATCGTCACGTCGCCGGCCATTCCTAATATGTTCGATCCGGGGTCGCTCCACTTGCTGCTGAGCAAGCCAGTGCTGCGCTCGCTGATGTTTCTCAGCAAGTTTCTCGGCTCGTGCGCATTCGTGCTGATGTGTGCCACCTATTTGTTCATCGGCATTTATTTTCTGCTCGGCACGCGCTGGGGTGTGTGGGAACCGCGGTTGATGTGGTGCATTCCGGTTTACACCTTCGTTTTCGGCATCTACTACTCCGTGGCCGCCGTCGCTGCGCTGGTGTGGCGAAACATGATCGTCAGCATCATTGTGGCGATCGTGTTCTGGGCCCTCTGCTTTTCCGTGGGGCTAAGCAAGGAATGGATCGAAGGCTCGCTCAACAAAGCGCGGCTGCGGCGCGTTGTGCCAGCGAATGACGGGCTGCTGGCCGTTGACTGCACCAATACGCCACTGATCTGGAATCAAGAAAAACGAAAATGGGTTCCCGGCCTGCTGTCGCGCGAGCTGCGCAACTTGCGACCGATTATCTCGGTCGTGGCTCAGATGCCGGTGCGTGGTCCCATCTATGACGAACAGGGGAAGCAAGCGGTTGTCGTGCAAGTTTCGATGAAGAGCGGACAGCAACTTATTGGCAGCGGTAAGGCCGACGCTGGGTTCAGCTACAAGGAGGGCCCTGTGTCTCCTTCGTCGTCGATGTTGCTCTTCAATGAACCGACGGGCGAACCGATGCTCGCCACCAGCCAAGGGTTGTATCGGCTGCAAGGTGATTTGGCGTCGACAGCCGACGAAGTGAAGTTCTTCGGCTACAAAATTCCGTTCCCCAGTCGTGGGCCGCTGCACGAAGTTGGTCCCACGCCGATGCAAAACTGGGATACACCGTTCTCGGCGGCGTTTGGCCCCGATGGCACACTGTTCGTTTACTCGCGCGGCAAACTGCAACGGCTGACGAAGACGAGCGAGGGAAAATACGAACTCGATAAGACGGAAAAATTCGAGCCCAAGGCCGAACGTCGCGGCTGGATCGCAGCCACCAAGAGCACGCTCTATCTCAGTCATCTCGATGGCAAGCTGCAGTTGCGTGACCCGCAGACACTGGAACTCCGCAGCACGCTTGAGCCAGCCCCAGGCCAATGCCCTCGCATTCTTTCGGCTTCGCCCGATGGCAAAACTCTGGCCATCCTCATGGAAAATCGCAAGCTATGGCTCCTCGCCGATGGCGAAGAAAAACTGAAGCTCGCGCCGGTTCGCGGCCAGGGAGATATTTCTTCGTCGCAGTTTCTAGCCGACAACAAGTTCCTCGTGACCGATTTGTTTCAGCGCGTGAGCGAGTACGACACGCAAACGTGGGAGCGAAAGCAAACCTGGGCGCCGCGACTCGACGTGCAGACGATGATCTATCTCTACGTACTCAAGCCGGTCTACACCGTTTGCCCCAAGCCGGGCGAACTGTATCGCACGGTTACTTACCTGCTCACCGAGCAAAAGAAACCCGAAGACAACAAGGCCTTGGAAACTCCCGACTCCGAGCGCCACGAATATGAACCCGAGCCCAAGATCAGTCCTTGGCGCCCCGTTTACAGCAGCCTCGCGTTTATGTGCGTGATGCTGCTGATTGGTTGTGTGTATATGGAGCGGCAAGAGTTTTAA
- a CDS encoding DUF1501 domain-containing protein has product MLSLLGSPQVHSCDHITRRTVLQAAGAGLFGLTLPRLLAAEQLSSGNKPRAKSVIFLFLFGGPSQLETFDMKPDAPAKIRGPFQTTTSRNPELRVSEHLPRIADISDQLCVIRTMTHNYNDHSGGGHYIQTGHRWQIPIGGGFNATPRDWPSLGSVTEYVAQKNGLQQGDLPNYAVLPNFLGKLQEYSSQLRRPGEYAGWLGRGYDGLTTSVGKKSAKDNPYYRDCADDELKFEVQGLQLPEGITLERLQHRQTLVSKFDDQLRQLDRHAGVTAWGKLQQRAMSLATSSATRQALNIAAEKPELRDRYGRNLFGQSVLMARRLVEAGTRFVTVHFDAVDGYGWDSHTTSNDLQKSLLPALDNALATLIADLQDRGLLDETLVVCLGEMGRTPQPTPTWGRSHWSTLFPAVLAGGGLKRGIAYGSSDKDAAYPIDKPVTPEDLAATIYSALGIDPHLQLPDPQGRPVSIVDGGRVLTDLFG; this is encoded by the coding sequence ATGCTTTCCCTCCTCGGCTCGCCGCAGGTTCACTCCTGCGACCACATCACACGACGGACCGTGCTGCAAGCCGCCGGGGCGGGCCTGTTTGGACTGACTTTGCCGCGACTGTTGGCCGCCGAGCAACTCAGCAGCGGAAACAAGCCGCGGGCCAAGTCGGTCATCTTTCTGTTCCTCTTTGGTGGTCCGAGTCAGCTCGAAACCTTCGACATGAAGCCGGACGCCCCGGCGAAAATTCGTGGCCCGTTCCAAACGACCACGAGCCGCAATCCAGAGCTCCGCGTGAGCGAGCACCTGCCGCGTATCGCCGACATCAGCGATCAGCTGTGCGTCATTCGCACGATGACGCACAACTACAACGACCACAGCGGCGGCGGTCATTACATTCAAACGGGCCATCGTTGGCAGATCCCGATCGGCGGCGGTTTCAATGCCACGCCCCGCGACTGGCCGTCGCTGGGTTCGGTCACGGAGTACGTCGCGCAGAAGAACGGCCTGCAGCAAGGCGACCTGCCGAACTACGCCGTGCTGCCGAACTTTTTGGGAAAGCTGCAGGAGTACTCTTCGCAACTTCGCCGCCCGGGCGAATATGCCGGTTGGCTCGGCCGTGGCTACGACGGCCTGACGACGAGCGTCGGCAAAAAGTCGGCGAAGGACAATCCGTATTATCGCGACTGCGCCGATGATGAGCTGAAGTTCGAAGTGCAAGGCTTACAGTTGCCCGAGGGGATCACGCTCGAACGACTGCAGCATCGGCAGACGCTGGTTTCGAAATTCGACGATCAGTTGCGGCAGCTCGATCGACACGCCGGCGTCACCGCCTGGGGCAAGTTGCAACAGCGGGCCATGTCGCTCGCCACCTCGTCGGCTACGCGCCAGGCATTGAACATCGCCGCAGAAAAGCCCGAACTGCGCGATCGCTACGGCCGCAATCTGTTCGGGCAATCGGTGCTCATGGCCCGCCGCCTCGTCGAAGCCGGCACCCGGTTTGTCACCGTTCATTTCGATGCGGTGGATGGTTACGGTTGGGATTCGCACACCACGAGCAACGACTTGCAAAAGTCCCTCTTGCCGGCGCTCGACAACGCGCTCGCCACGCTCATCGCCGATCTGCAGGATCGCGGTTTGCTCGACGAAACGCTGGTCGTTTGCCTCGGCGAAATGGGCCGCACACCGCAACCCACACCGACCTGGGGCCGTAGTCACTGGAGCACGCTTTTTCCTGCGGTTCTCGCCGGCGGCGGTTTGAAGCGCGGCATCGCCTATGGCAGCAGCGACAAAGACGCGGCGTATCCCATCGATAAACCGGTCACGCCCGAGGATCTCGCCGCGACCATTTATTCCGCCCTTGGCATCGATCCCCATTTGCAACTTCCCGATCCGCAAGGCCGTCCCGTGTCGATCGTCGACGGCGGTCGTGTGCTCACCGACCTGTTCGGCTAA
- a CDS encoding sulfatase has protein sequence MRSVSLLFALVAVSATLFAEQASAEKPNIVVIVGDDMGYADVGFHGCTDIPTPHLDKLAASGVKFTSGYVSGPYCSPTRAGLLTGRYQTRFGHEFNPAGGEAGLPLSEKTIADRLKGAGYKTALIGKWHLGGKPDQHPQARGFEEFFGFLGGAHDYFSDNGILRGREQIEEPAYLTDAFGREAEAFIEKNKSNPFFLYLAFNAVHTPMQADDARLKKFDIADKTRRTYAAMMSAMDDSIGRVIAKLESANLTKNTLVMFISDNGGPTMPGVTINGSVNKPFRGSKRTTLEGGVRVPFVISWPGTIQPATFDTPVIQLDLHATSLAVAGVKATEDMQLEGVNLLPHVQGETKKPPHDALYWRFGQQMAIRAGNYKLVRYDTTADLDDKPKTTSPAKLYDLSANPSETTDLAEKMPEKVKELQGLWDKWNEKNVKPLWGAGAAGKGEGKKKKQQDD, from the coding sequence ATGCGCTCCGTATCCTTACTGTTCGCCCTCGTTGCCGTCTCGGCCACACTCTTCGCAGAACAAGCCAGCGCGGAGAAACCAAACATCGTCGTCATTGTCGGCGATGACATGGGTTACGCCGACGTCGGCTTTCATGGTTGTACTGACATTCCCACGCCGCATCTCGATAAGCTGGCCGCGAGCGGTGTAAAGTTTACCAGCGGTTATGTGAGTGGTCCTTATTGCTCGCCGACGCGGGCCGGTTTGCTCACCGGCCGCTATCAAACGCGCTTCGGCCACGAGTTCAATCCCGCCGGCGGTGAAGCGGGTTTGCCACTCAGCGAAAAGACGATCGCCGATCGTTTGAAGGGCGCCGGTTATAAAACGGCCCTCATCGGCAAATGGCACCTCGGCGGCAAACCAGACCAGCATCCGCAGGCCCGTGGCTTTGAGGAGTTCTTTGGATTCCTCGGTGGAGCGCACGATTACTTCAGCGACAACGGCATTCTTCGCGGCCGCGAACAGATCGAAGAGCCCGCCTATCTGACCGATGCCTTCGGGCGCGAAGCCGAAGCCTTCATCGAGAAGAACAAATCCAATCCGTTCTTTTTGTACCTGGCCTTCAACGCGGTCCACACGCCGATGCAAGCCGACGATGCGCGGCTGAAAAAGTTCGACATCGCCGACAAAACCCGCCGCACTTATGCAGCCATGATGTCGGCGATGGACGATTCGATCGGCCGCGTGATCGCCAAGCTCGAAAGCGCGAACCTCACCAAGAATACGCTGGTCATGTTCATCAGCGACAACGGCGGCCCCACGATGCCGGGCGTCACGATCAACGGCAGCGTGAACAAACCGTTCCGCGGCAGCAAACGCACCACGCTCGAAGGCGGCGTGCGAGTTCCCTTTGTCATCAGCTGGCCCGGCACCATCCAGCCGGCCACCTTCGACACCCCCGTCATTCAACTCGACCTGCATGCCACCTCGCTAGCCGTCGCCGGCGTGAAGGCGACCGAGGACATGCAACTCGAAGGAGTCAACTTGCTGCCGCATGTGCAGGGCGAAACGAAAAAGCCGCCGCACGACGCGCTCTACTGGCGGTTCGGCCAACAGATGGCCATTCGCGCCGGCAACTACAAACTCGTCCGCTACGACACAACGGCTGACCTCGACGACAAGCCAAAAACGACGAGCCCCGCGAAACTCTACGACCTAAGCGCCAATCCGAGCGAAACCACTGATCTGGCCGAAAAGATGCCCGAGAAAGTCAAAGAGCTGCAAGGCTTGTGGGACAAGTGGAACGAAAAGAACGTGAAGCCGCTGTGGGGCGCCGGCGCGGCTGGCAAGGGAGAAGGGAAGAAGAAAAAGCAGCAGGACGACTAG
- a CDS encoding amidohydrolase, with the protein MSRNSFFVLCCAILLTPSASSFAADPPDLILHHGKIVTVDKQFSIAEAIAIRGERITAVGKNDDVLKTKGESTKLVDLQGKFVMPGLMDSHVHPGGASLHEFDHPIPEMESIADVLAYVRSRAAVVPAGEWIVVRQIFITRLKEPRYPTRAELDAAAPKHPVMFSTGPDAMLNSLALKESGIDKDFVVSGTGQIEKDANGELTGMLRSCSRYAKSKSSGKSATDEEKTQRLRDLFADYNSVGLTTVSDRSCGEGELARYHQMHTDGKLTVRMMVSGSVDAGGKTEDVQKRIRFWGAHPLRAKSNWVRVIGTKSFLDGGMLTGSAYMRQPWGVSEIYSIRDPDYRGILYIEPDKLKAIVQTAVEEKLQFTAHSVGDGAIHNLIDAYAAVNPTHPVRETRPCITHCNFLTKDAVAQMAQLGIVADLQPAWLYLDARVLTQQFGYDRVRYFQPYKSLFEQGVMVGGGSDHMQKIGSLRSINPYNPFLAIATTVSRRARWYDAQFHPEECISREQAIRFYTSNNAYLLFLEEETGSLEPGKLADLIVLDRDLLTCEADQIAATQVQKTWLGGKLVYEAK; encoded by the coding sequence ATGTCGCGAAACTCTTTCTTCGTTCTTTGCTGTGCGATTCTGCTCACGCCATCGGCTTCGAGCTTCGCCGCTGATCCGCCCGATTTGATTTTGCATCACGGCAAGATCGTGACGGTCGACAAGCAATTCAGCATCGCCGAAGCGATCGCTATTCGCGGCGAACGGATCACCGCCGTCGGCAAGAACGACGACGTACTAAAGACCAAGGGAGAGTCGACAAAGCTCGTCGATCTGCAAGGCAAGTTCGTGATGCCCGGCTTGATGGATTCGCACGTTCATCCAGGCGGGGCGAGTCTGCACGAGTTCGATCATCCGATTCCCGAGATGGAATCGATCGCCGATGTGCTTGCCTACGTTCGCTCGCGAGCGGCGGTTGTTCCCGCCGGCGAGTGGATTGTCGTGCGGCAGATTTTCATCACGCGACTGAAAGAGCCGCGCTATCCGACCCGGGCCGAACTCGATGCCGCAGCGCCGAAGCATCCCGTGATGTTTTCGACTGGGCCCGATGCGATGCTGAACTCGCTCGCGCTCAAGGAAAGCGGCATCGACAAGGACTTCGTCGTTTCGGGTACCGGCCAGATCGAAAAGGATGCGAATGGCGAACTCACCGGCATGCTGCGGAGTTGTTCGCGTTATGCGAAGAGCAAATCGAGCGGTAAGAGTGCGACGGACGAAGAGAAGACGCAACGGCTGCGCGATTTATTTGCCGATTACAACAGCGTGGGCCTGACGACCGTTTCGGACCGCAGTTGCGGCGAAGGGGAGCTCGCGCGCTATCACCAGATGCACACCGACGGCAAGCTAACCGTGCGGATGATGGTCTCGGGGAGCGTCGATGCCGGCGGCAAAACCGAAGACGTGCAAAAGCGAATCCGCTTTTGGGGCGCTCATCCGTTGCGGGCCAAGAGCAACTGGGTTCGCGTCATCGGCACGAAGTCGTTTCTCGATGGCGGCATGCTCACCGGCAGCGCGTACATGCGTCAGCCGTGGGGCGTGAGCGAGATCTATTCGATTCGCGATCCCGACTATCGCGGCATTCTTTACATCGAACCCGACAAGTTGAAAGCGATTGTGCAAACGGCCGTCGAAGAGAAGTTGCAGTTCACCGCCCACTCGGTCGGCGATGGCGCGATTCATAATTTGATCGATGCCTACGCAGCGGTGAACCCGACGCATCCGGTGCGTGAGACTCGCCCCTGCATCACGCATTGCAACTTTCTGACAAAGGACGCCGTCGCGCAGATGGCCCAGCTCGGCATCGTGGCCGACCTGCAGCCGGCCTGGCTGTATCTCGATGCTCGCGTCCTCACGCAGCAGTTCGGCTACGATCGCGTGCGCTACTTTCAGCCGTACAAAAGTCTGTTCGAGCAGGGCGTGATGGTTGGCGGCGGCAGCGATCACATGCAAAAGATCGGTTCGCTGCGGAGCATCAATCCCTACAACCCGTTCCTCGCGATCGCGACCACGGTCAGCCGTCGCGCGCGTTGGTACGACGCGCAGTTTCATCCCGAAGAATGCATCAGCCGCGAGCAAGCCATCCGCTTCTACACGAGCAACAACGCTTACCTGTTGTTTCTCGAAGAGGAAACCGGCTCGCTCGAACCAGGCAAGCTCGCCGATCTGATTGTGCTCGATCGCGATCTGCTCACCTGCGAAGCCGATCAAATCGCGGCGACGCAGGTGCAGAAAACCTGGCTGGGTGGCAAGTTGGTTTATGAAGCGAAGTAG
- the rplU gene encoding 50S ribosomal protein L21, protein MYAIIADGGRQYKVEEGQILSIDLRDGIAEGAAITFDQVLAVSGAGGIKIGKPVVSGATVQAEVIIPLEKGEKVYIQKMRRRKNYRRRTGHRQKYTQVKINKILA, encoded by the coding sequence ATGTACGCGATCATCGCCGATGGCGGCCGCCAGTATAAGGTCGAAGAAGGCCAGATTCTCTCCATTGATCTCCGCGACGGCATCGCCGAAGGCGCTGCGATCACGTTCGACCAGGTGCTGGCTGTGAGCGGCGCCGGCGGCATCAAGATCGGCAAGCCGGTCGTCAGCGGCGCTACGGTGCAAGCTGAAGTGATCATTCCGCTCGAAAAGGGCGAAAAGGTCTACATCCAAAAGATGCGCCGCCGCAAGAACTACCGCCGCCGCACCGGCCATCGCCAGAAGTACACGCAAGTGAAGATCAACAAGATCCTGGCCTAA